A DNA window from Capnocytophaga sp. ARDL2 contains the following coding sequences:
- a CDS encoding DEAD/DEAH box helicase: MNTFRELGLNESLLQAIQDMGFETPSEVQQKAIPVLLQQKTDIVALAQTGTGKTAAFGFPLIQNIQAESKSTQALILSPTRELCLQITNEIKQYSKYIKGLHTVAVYGGASITEQAREVKKGAQIIVATPGRMQDMINRNYVNIKNIEICVLDEADEMLNMGFYEDITSILADTPKDKQTWLFSATMPNEVAKIAKEFMHKPQEITVGHKNQGSTNVSHEYYLVGARDRYPVLKRIADMNPEIFSVIFCRTKRDTQSIAEKLIEDGYNAAALHGDLSQAQRDSVMKSFRQRQIQMLVATDVAARGIDVDDITHVINYQLPDEIETYNHRSGRTGRAGKTGTSIVIITKSEFRKIQQIERNLKTKFIEKDIPKGIEICEVQLLHLANKVTKVEVADEMDQYLPKIEELLSGFTKEELIRKMFAVEFNRFLEYYKKNSNLESPKSSKGKRDGGETNNDGTVRYFLNLGSRDNFDWMKLKDFLKENLDLGRDDLFKVDVKDSFSFFNTDAEHSDRVMDILNNLHYEGRCVNVEISTNTGGGRSSRRDRGGDRGRDKSPRRRESISDKASSKFGRRREETRAPKNERTSRRGDRPRRSK, from the coding sequence ATGAATACATTCAGAGAATTAGGATTGAATGAATCGTTGTTACAAGCGATTCAAGATATGGGATTTGAAACCCCTTCAGAGGTACAACAGAAAGCTATTCCAGTGCTTTTGCAACAAAAAACAGACATTGTTGCATTGGCACAGACGGGTACCGGTAAAACAGCGGCTTTTGGTTTTCCTCTTATCCAAAACATTCAGGCAGAGAGCAAAAGCACGCAGGCATTAATCCTATCGCCTACTAGAGAATTGTGTTTGCAAATTACTAACGAAATCAAGCAGTATTCTAAATACATCAAAGGATTGCATACTGTGGCAGTGTATGGTGGAGCAAGTATTACCGAACAAGCACGTGAGGTGAAAAAAGGTGCTCAAATCATCGTGGCTACTCCTGGTAGAATGCAAGATATGATTAATAGAAACTATGTGAATATCAAAAACATAGAAATTTGTGTGCTTGACGAAGCCGACGAAATGCTCAATATGGGCTTTTACGAAGATATTACTTCTATACTTGCAGACACTCCAAAGGATAAACAAACTTGGTTGTTTTCTGCTACGATGCCAAACGAAGTGGCAAAAATCGCTAAAGAGTTTATGCACAAGCCTCAAGAAATTACCGTAGGACACAAAAATCAAGGTTCTACCAATGTTTCTCATGAGTATTATTTGGTAGGTGCAAGAGATCGTTACCCAGTATTGAAGCGTATTGCAGACATGAATCCAGAGATTTTCTCGGTGATTTTTTGTCGTACCAAACGTGATACGCAATCAATTGCAGAAAAGTTAATCGAAGATGGTTACAATGCAGCGGCATTGCACGGAGATTTGTCTCAGGCACAACGAGATAGCGTAATGAAATCGTTCCGTCAGCGTCAGATTCAAATGTTGGTAGCTACTGATGTAGCAGCTCGTGGAATTGATGTGGATGATATTACCCATGTAATTAATTATCAATTGCCAGACGAAATCGAAACCTACAACCACCGCTCGGGACGTACAGGTCGTGCGGGTAAAACAGGAACTTCGATTGTGATTATTACTAAAAGCGAATTCCGTAAAATCCAACAAATTGAGAGAAATCTCAAAACAAAATTCATCGAAAAAGACATTCCAAAAGGTATCGAAATTTGTGAAGTGCAGTTGTTGCATTTGGCAAACAAAGTTACAAAAGTGGAAGTAGCCGATGAAATGGATCAGTATTTGCCAAAAATCGAAGAATTGTTGAGCGGATTTACCAAAGAAGAATTGATTCGTAAAATGTTTGCGGTAGAGTTTAACCGTTTCTTGGAATATTACAAGAAAAACAGCAACCTCGAATCGCCAAAATCTTCAAAAGGAAAACGCGATGGAGGAGAGACAAACAACGATGGAACGGTGAGATATTTCTTAAATTTAGGAAGTAGAGATAATTTCGATTGGATGAAATTGAAAGATTTCTTGAAAGAAAACCTCGATTTAGGAAGAGATGATTTGTTTAAAGTAGATGTAAAAGACAGTTTCTCATTCTTCAATACAGATGCCGAACACAGCGATCGCGTAATGGATATTTTGAACAATTTGCATTATGAAGGTCGTTGTGTAAATGTAGAAATTTCTACAAACACAGGCGGAGGTCGTTCTTCGAGAAGAGACCGAGGAGGCGATAGAGGTAGAGACAAATCTCCAAGAAGAAGAGAATCTATTTCAGATAAAGCTTCATCAAAATTTGGAAGAAGACGCGAAGAAACACGAGCTCCAAAAAACGAACGCACCAGCAGAAGAGGTGATCGCCCAAGAAGGAGTAAGTAA
- a CDS encoding dihydroorotase family protein: MNHIIKNATLIAKNHPLHNQKINIHIVNGVIEKISKDAIDVKDATVIEKENLHISEGWMDSSVSFGEPGFEDRETIANGLTVAAKSGFSHVAVNPNNQPVTDNITAVKYLISEGRDNATTLLPIGALTKEEKGLDLAEMYDMQNFGAVAFGDYKKSIENANLLKIALQYAQDFDATVQTFCNDATIKGKGVVHEGIVSTRLGLKGIPSLAEEVIVERNLSLLAYTGGKLHIPTISSAKSVELIREAKQQGLNVTCSVVVHNLVLTDEVLDGFDTRFKVFPPLRDENHRKALIAGVIDGTIDCITSDHYPLDIEHKKMEFDLAKNGTIGLESAFGALNTVLPLEVIVEKLTAAKRIFKVEKTEIEEGKPACFTLFNPEGISTFDKENILSKSKNSAFIGQELQGSVYGIINNGKIVCN; encoded by the coding sequence ATGAATCACATTATAAAAAATGCTACATTAATAGCTAAAAATCATCCGTTACACAATCAAAAAATAAACATTCATATTGTAAATGGTGTCATAGAAAAAATTTCAAAAGATGCCATTGATGTAAAAGATGCTACTGTTATTGAAAAAGAAAATCTTCACATTTCTGAGGGTTGGATGGATAGTTCGGTTTCGTTTGGCGAACCTGGATTTGAAGACCGCGAAACCATTGCCAATGGATTGACCGTAGCTGCAAAAAGCGGATTTTCTCATGTGGCAGTAAATCCAAACAATCAACCGGTTACAGACAATATTACTGCGGTAAAATACTTGATTAGTGAGGGAAGAGACAATGCAACTACACTTTTGCCAATTGGTGCTTTGACCAAAGAAGAAAAAGGTTTGGATTTGGCTGAAATGTACGATATGCAAAACTTTGGTGCTGTGGCATTTGGAGATTATAAAAAATCAATTGAAAACGCCAATTTGTTGAAAATCGCTTTGCAATATGCTCAAGATTTTGATGCAACGGTACAAACATTTTGCAACGATGCAACCATTAAAGGAAAAGGTGTGGTACACGAGGGAATTGTTTCTACTCGCTTGGGATTGAAGGGGATACCTTCTTTGGCAGAGGAAGTTATCGTAGAGAGAAATCTTTCGCTTTTAGCTTACACAGGCGGAAAATTGCACATACCAACGATTAGTTCGGCAAAATCTGTAGAATTGATTCGTGAGGCAAAACAACAAGGCTTGAATGTTACATGTAGCGTAGTGGTTCACAATTTGGTATTGACAGACGAAGTTTTGGACGGATTTGATACAAGATTCAAAGTATTTCCTCCATTGAGAGACGAAAATCACAGAAAAGCTTTGATTGCAGGAGTAATCGACGGAACGATTGATTGCATTACTTCAGACCATTATCCGTTGGACATCGAACATAAAAAAATGGAGTTTGATTTAGCAAAAAACGGAACCATTGGTTTAGAATCAGCATTCGGAGCATTGAATACCGTATTGCCTTTGGAGGTAATTGTAGAAAAATTAACCGCTGCAAAACGCATTTTCAAAGTAGAAAAAACGGAGATTGAAGAAGGAAAACCAGCTTGTTTCACATTGTTCAATCCAGAGGGAATTTCTACATTTGACAAAGAAAATATCTTGTCAAAATCTAAAAATTCAGCTTTTATAGGTCAGGAATTGCAAGGAAGTGTTTACGGAATTATCAACAACGGAAAAATAGTTTGTAACTAA
- a CDS encoding alpha/beta hydrolase has translation MSLHYILKKPKTIKEKNPLLLLLHGFGSNEEDLFSFASELPEDYFVISARAPKELYNGGYAWFDIQFDIYGNKTTNDQEALVAKQQIIDFIDEIIEKYPIDKENVNLIGFSQGAILSYAIALTVPEKVNKIVALSGYFKENYITDYLPDEAYKDLSFFVSHGTVDQVISIDEARQIAPILEKRNIQYEYHEYPVGHGVSPKNFFDFKAFLERE, from the coding sequence ATGTCTTTACATTATATACTAAAAAAACCCAAAACTATCAAAGAAAAAAATCCGTTACTATTGTTGTTACACGGATTTGGTAGCAATGAAGAAGATTTGTTTTCATTTGCAAGTGAGCTGCCCGAAGACTATTTTGTTATTTCGGCGAGAGCTCCTAAAGAATTGTACAATGGAGGTTATGCGTGGTTTGATATACAATTTGATATTTATGGAAACAAAACCACTAATGACCAAGAAGCCTTGGTTGCCAAGCAACAAATTATTGATTTTATAGACGAAATCATAGAAAAATATCCAATCGACAAAGAAAATGTCAATTTGATAGGCTTTAGTCAAGGAGCGATTTTGAGTTATGCCATTGCCTTGACTGTACCAGAAAAAGTGAATAAAATTGTGGCATTGAGCGGATATTTCAAAGAAAATTACATCACGGATTATTTACCAGACGAAGCCTATAAGGACTTGTCGTTTTTTGTATCGCATGGTACAGTAGATCAGGTGATTTCGATAGACGAAGCACGACAAATAGCACCGATTTTGGAAAAGCGAAATATACAATACGAATATCACGAATACCCCGTAGGACACGGAGTTTCTCCTAAAAACTTTTTTGATTTTAAAGCTTTTTTGGAGAGGGAGTAG